In Actinomadura luteofluorescens, the sequence GTGCCGAGCGACCTGGCGCGAGCGAGCTCGACCATCGCGCCCGCGCGCAGGAGCTGGCCGCGGCCCTGCAGGTTGTCGATCTCGAACTTGGCTTTGTCCACGGTGTAGCAGAGCAGGTAGAGGCGCTGGGGCAGGGGCAGGTTCTGGTACATGTCTTCTCCTCAGATGGGGGCGAGGGCACGAGACCCGAGCCGGTCGGACTCAGGCGGGCCGGGTGGCCTGGTCCCGGGTGGCCTGGTCCCGGGCGGCTCGGTCTTCGCCGGGCTCGGCCAGCCGCTTGGTCGAGCGGCGGAACGCCCAGATGACCACCAGGCCGGCCAGCACCGTCAGCGGGGTCCCCATCGTGATCTTGGTGAAGGCCAGCCACCCCGTGGCGTCGGCGTTGAAGAGCATCTGGCTGACCGCGAACCGGGCGGAGAACACGGCCGTCACCGCCAGCGTGGCGACATCGTGCGCCAGCAGGGTGGACCGGTCCCGCCGCCACGCGTGGCCCCCACCGTGGAAGGCGTTCCAGACGACCCCGGTCAGCGGCCGGCGCACCAGCAGAGAGGCGGAGGTGACCACGGCCCCGGCCAGCGCCGCCCAGATCCCGATCAGGAAGAAGCCGCTCGCCGACCCCGTCCAGGCCGCGACGCCCCCCGCCGCCGCGACGCCGAACAGCCCGCCCGCCGCGGACATGAACTGCTCCCCGCGCCGCATCCGCCACACCGTGAGCGCCACGGCCGCGGCGAACGCGATGCCGATCGCGACCGGCAGTTCGAAGAAGGCGTCGGCCGTCACGAAGGCCACTACGGGCAGCGTCGAGCAGACCATTCCAATGGGGCCGCCCACCCCGTCGAGCAACGCCTGGCTCATATTCGTGGCCCCGGCCGGGGACCGGTTGGTGCGGTGATGGACGCGATTCTGGTCGGTCGTGGTCATCATTTCCTCCCAGTGTCGTGTGCGGGAACGGTCGGAGCCGCCGCGATTTCGTGATCATCTGCCCCATTACTGGGGCGAGGAGACCGCGAGATCAGGAAGTTCCGAATCCTCATGCATTCCTTTTGTCATCGATCTCGCGAACAGAGTCCATGGAAAACCGTGCCGCCACGGCATGCTCAAGGGGCGGTCCCTGTGAGCTGCGCCACGTCGGGGCGGGGGCGCGAGCCCTCGCCGGGCCGGCCCAACTTGACCATGCCGTGGCGGCATGGTCTGGAATGGACTCCGTCGGCGCGGCCGCGCCGGCGGCCGTCGATCGAGGGACCGTTCATGGCGTGGAGCACCCGAGAGCTCGCCGAACTCGCCGGCACCAGCCTGCGGGCGGTGCGGCACTACCACGAGGTCGGTCTGCTCGACGAGCCCGAACGGCGCGCCAACGGCTACAAGCAGTACGGCGTCGCCCACCTCGTCCGCCTGGTGCGCATCAAGCGCCTTACCGACCTAGGCTTCTCCCTGCAGCAGATCGCCGCCATGGGCGACGGCGACGACCACCCGGAAGAGGCCCTGCGCACTCTGGACGCCGAGTTGGCCGCCACCATCGAACGTCTCCAGCGCGCCCGCGTCGAACTGGGCGTGATCCTGCGCCAGTCCGCACCGACCGACCTGCCGTCCGACATCGCACCGGCGGCCGCCGAGACCGAGATGCCCGACTCCGACCGCTCGTTCGTCGTCGTGATGACCCGCGTCCTCGGACCGGAGGGGATGCGTGCCTACGGGGACATGCTTCGGTCCCCGTCCACCGACCCCGTCGCCGCCGAGTTCGAGCAGCTGCCCGCCGACGCCGACGAGGCGACCCGCGCCGCCGTGGCCGAACGAATGGCCCCCTACGTCAGCGGCCTGTACGCCGAGCACCCGGGCCTGGACACCATGACCTCCGACGCGCCCCGCGGCGCCGGATTCGCCTCCCAGGCCGTCACCACCGCCCTGGAAGACCTCTACAACCCCGCCCAGATGGACGTCCTGTACCGCACCCAGGCCCTGCTCGCCGAGCAGGGGGAGACCGGCTCCCCCTGAATGCCCCCGGCACCCAGGGGGAGATCTCGACGCCCCGCGGTCAGGTCAGGCGGGCCTCGATGAAGGAGTACTGCGATGTGGGGACGATCCGGTCGAGGGTGAACCCGGCGGCGGCGAAGAGTTCGGCGTACTCGGTGGCGCTGCGCTCCTTGCCGGTGGTGAGGGCGAGCATGGTCAGGTCGATCATCTTGGTGGGATGCGGCACGTCCCCGGGCGGCACCACGCCTTCGATCACGACGATCCGGGCGCCGGGCGCCGCGGCGCTCCGGACGGACCGCAGGATGCGGAGGCAGGAGTCGTCGTCCCAGTCGTGCAGGACCGCGGCCAGCACGTAGACGTCGGCCGCCGGTACCGAATCGAAGAAGTCGCCGGGTACGACCTCGACACGGTCGGCCATCCCGAGATCGTCGATCTTCTTGCGGGCGCCCGGGACGATCTCGGGCAGGTCGAAGAGGATGCCCCGGCGCGCGGGCTCGCCCGCCAGCAGGCGGGCCAGGATGGTGCCGTCGGCCCCGCCGATGTCGGCGACGACTTCGCCCTCGGGCAGCCGGTAGCCGTCGAACATCCGGTCGCGCAGCCCGCCAGTGAACCCGGCCATCGCACGACTCTGCAGGCCGGCCATTCCGGGTGTGGCGACGACCCAGTCGAAGAACGGGCGCCCGAGGTAGCGCCGAGCGGCGGGCTCACCCGTCCGGGCGGTGTGCAGGAGCTCGCTGAAGGGCAGGTAGTGCGTCTCCATGTAGTAGAGGGCGATGTCCCTGACCGAGTCGGGACGGCGAGTGGAGAGAGTGGCGCCGAGGGGTGTCGTCTCCACCGTGTCCTCGTCCGGCCGGTGGAAGACCCCGAGGGGGGCGAGGCTCCGGATGAGCCGCCGCAGCAACTCGGGCCGCGCCCCGCACGCCGCGGCGAGTTCGTCGATCGCCATGGCTCCGCCGTCGAGCCGGGAGGCGACATCCAGCTTGGCGATCACATAAAGGGCCTGGGAGAACTGGAATCCGCCGAGGAGTTGGATCATCTGCGCGGAGGGAGGGGCCTCTGGAGTTTCCCCGATGCCGGTCGCTTCGTCCTTCGCCGCTTTCTCCATGACTCCTTCTTTCGCATCCTCTGGTGCACTTCTCGCCCGCGCCTGGCAAGGCGCGTGGCGAATACGCGTCCCAAAGTGAAGACCATGCCGTTACGGCATGGTCAAATCCGTGTTCGGAACGCCCCTCGGCCAAAGGCAGAGCACGGAAGATCGGTCAGACGCGGATGAAGTCGTAGGTGAGCGTGTTCGTCTTGGCGTCGTGGCCTATCGCGACCCAGTCGTTCCCGAGCCCCTGCAGCCAACCCGGGAAGCGGCCGAGGCGACGTCCCGTGGACGCGTCGTAGACGAGGACGAACGGGTGGTCGCCTTCGGCTCCGCTGACGGCGACGCGCCGCTGTGTGACGGCGGTCTCCCAGCTCGCGGACGTCCCCGGCAGGCCGGGATCGGGCGCCTTCCACAGGACGCGGCCGGTGCCGAAGTCCAGCAGTGAAAGGGCGCCGGTGTCCGCGTGATCCCTGACCAGGAGCGTGTGCCCGTCACCGTCGATCGGGACGCCCGGGACGTCGCCGCGCCAGACCGTCCGACCCTTGACGAGATCGAAGACCTGCGGCCTGCCGGTGTCGGTGGACGCGGCGATCCGGCGGCCGTCGCCGATCAGGTCGAGGCCGGTGCTGGACGGGGCGAGCCGCTTCTCGCACTCGCCGCCGGCCTCGCGTCCCGCGTAGACCTTCCGGGTCCATTCGCGATGACCGGTCAACGCCTCGGTCGCGGAGACGGTGACCGTGCAGTTCTCGTCGCCGGACGGAGGATCGTGGTCGGTGCTGATCAGCGTCCGCCCGGCCACGACCGAGTACCAGCCGCTCCCGCCGGAGGCCTGCGGCACGGGCCGGTCGTCGCCGCGGCGGGAAACGTAGATCCGCCCGGTCTCCGGGACGGCCGGCGGACGCACCCCGACCGCGGTGTTCGCCAACCGCACGCCGTCGCTCCCGAGCTTCCAGCGGACCTTCCCGGTGCGCAGATCCCTCCGCGTGATCTCGCAGTCGGTGCCCTCGCCGCAGACCGTGGTGAGGACGGCGTCCTGCGTGACCTGCACCCTCATGGCCGGACCGTCCTGCCAGAGCGTCCGGCCGTTCGCCGCTTCGATGACGCTGAACCGGACCGCGTCGGCCCCGGCGGCCTTCCGCCGGTGGACGATCAGGTCGCCGGCCACGTCGACCTCGTCGTCCTCCCCGGAGGGCACCCGCCACAACTCCCGCCCGGACCCGGGGTCGACGCCGAGGACCGCCCGGTCGTTGGCGATCACCGCGACCCGCCCGGCGATCGCCGTGGTGTTCTCACCGCTCGGCACGGACAGCGACCAGGCCGCGCGCGGCCCCTCGCGGGTCGGAGGCTTCAGCGAGGTGTCGGAGCAGGAGGCCCCCGCCGTGGACACCAGGAGCACGAGGGCGGCAGTTCCCAAACCGAGCCGGGAGCGAATCATCCCGACATCATTCCGGCCTTCGCCCCTCGACCGCCATCGGGCCTCGGGAAATGCCGGCGCGCATCCTCGTCGAGCCGGATCACGCCGAGGTGCTCACCCGCCAAAGGTCAACCGCTCTGGGAGCCGGTCTGAGTCGGGTCCTCCGGGAGGATGCTCGCGGCGTTGTGCAGGAAGGAGACGACCGCTGTGATGAGCGCCGCCAGGCAGGCGTAGCCGAAGGTCTGCCAATACCCGGTGGAAAGGACGACGGTGCCGGCGCCGGCGCTCGGGAACGCGCTCGCGAGCCCCTGCAACAGGGTGCGCAGTGCTCGTAGCGAGGCGGTCCTGAGCTTGGCGGCGAACGTCTGCCCCGGTGAACTGCCGATGAGTGCGCTCGTCACGGCCATGATCCGTTCCTCCTGACGCGAGGGTGCGCACATGGATCGACCGCCGTCACGGCGGCCTGGTGAGGGGTGCGCGGGGCACCCGACTCCCGTGGCGAGGATCCACAGCTCTCGCGCCAGGTGTCAAGACGCTCACATGGTGCGCCCGTGACCACGTCCGGCCTGTTGAACGCGTTCAAATATTCGCGCTAGGCTCGTCGTACGAGACGGGGAGCCGCAATGAAGATCGTGATACCTGGGGGTACCGGGCAGATAGGCCCGATCCTGAACCGCGCGCTGACCGCCGCCGGCCATGACGTGGTCGTCCTGACCAGGCGCCCGGCGAGCGAGCACGAGATCGGCTGGGACGGCGAGACGCCGGGCCCCTGGACCGAGGCGATCGACGGCAGCGACGTGGTGATCAACCTCGCCGGACGCAGCGTGAGCTGCCGGTACACGCCCGCCAATCTGCAGGACATGATGGACTCGCGGGTGCGCTCCACCGAGGCCGTCGGCGCGGCGATCGCCGGCGCCGCGAAGCCTCCCGCCGTCTGGCTCCAGATGAGCACGGCCACCATCTACGCCCACCGCTACGACGCCCCCAACGACGAGGCGACCGGCATCATCGGCGGCAACGAGCCCGGGGTTCCCGGCTACTGGGCCTACAGCGTGAAGATCGCCAAGGACTGGGAGCGGGCGCAGCAGCGAGCCGAGACCCCGTCCACCCGCAAGGTCGCCCTGCGCTCCGCCATGGTGATGAGCCCCGATCGCGGCGGGGTCTTCGACTACCTGCTCTGGCTGTCCCGCCTCGGCCTCGGCGGCCCGGTCGCGGGCGGCGGGCAGTACGTGTCCTGGATCCACGACCAGGACTTCGTCCGGGCGGTGGAGTTCCTGATAGCAAGGGACGACATCGTCGGCCCAGTAAATCTCGCGGCCCCGGCCCCCGTGCCGCAACGCACCTTGATGCGGGAACTGCGCGCCGCGTGGGGCGTCCCAGTAGGCCTGCCCGCGACGAAATGGATGGCCGAACTCGGTGCCCTCGCACTGCGCTCAGACACCGAACTACTACTGAAAAGCCGCCGCGTAGTCCCCGGCCGCCTTCTCGAAGAAGGCTTCACCTTCCACCACCCCCGCTGGCAGGTGGCCGCCGAAGACCTCGTCCACCGCGTCCGCACCTCCCGCTAGCGGTGGCTCACCCGTCCGCGGGGGAGCCCCGGCGGTGGACACTGACGGCGTAGCCGCCGCCGCGGTAGTCGTCACCGTCCCAGGTGGCGAAGCGCCGGTGGAGGCTCAGTCCGGCGGCCGCGCACCAGGCGTCGTAGCTCGCCAGATCCACGCTCGGCGGCACCGGAAGGTGAGCGGCGTCCAGGCCGAACCCCGCGACGAGAAGGCCGCCTGGACGCAGGAGCTCGGCCAGTGCCCGGATCGCCGCGGGCTCGGTGCCCTGCGCCAGCAGGGGGATGACGTTGCCCGCGGCCACGACGAGATCGAAGGGATCGGCGTCCGGCAGTTCGAAGGCGGCCAGATCGGCCCTGATCCAGGTCATCTCGGGGGCCGCCCGGCGGGCCTCGGCCAGCATGGAGGCGTCCAGGTCCACTCCGACGCAGGTGTAGCCGAGTTCGCCGAGCCGGATCGCGACCCTTCCGGTACCGGTGCCGGCGTCCAGCACTCGCGAACCCGGGGGAACCAGCGACGCGCACAGCCGCGCCTCGCCGTGCACGTCCGCCCCGGTGGCGGCGAGGTCGGCGAACCGGGCGGCATAGTCCGCCCCGGAAGTCCCACCGGTCAGATCGGCCCAGCGGCTCATCGGCACCTCCTTCGCAGTGGCCGGGTACGCCAGGGTAGCCGAGCACATCCGACGCTCCGATCCACCGCGACGCCGCCGATCCCGACCGCGGCGGAGCCGGCGGCCTCCCGCCGGCGGGCGTTATCGCAGCGCAATGCCGCCGGACGTTTCCGCGGGCGCTTCTGAGAAAGATCTCTGCGTGTTTCGTCGCCTCCGCCGAGGGAGGACGGCCGGTTCTCGAACTCGGCGGCGGGGACACTGCGCGAGGAGGACTGAATGGGCATGCGGGTCGTCTGGGGCCGGATGGGCAGGCGCCGCCGGTTGCGCCGGGTGGCCAGGGAGGTCTTCGGCTGGCCGGACCTGCGGCCGGGCCAGGGCGAGGCGATGGAGCACCTGCTGCGGGGCCGCGACGTCCTGCTGGTCATGCCGACCGGCGGCGGCAAGTCCGCCGTCTACCAGGTCCCCGCCCAGCTGCTTCCCGGGCCGACCGTGGTGATCTCGCCCCTGATCGCCCTGCAGCGGGATCAGATGGTCGCGCTCACCGGCCGCGACGCGGGCGGAGCCGTGATGGTCAACTCCGCCCAGTCCGACGGGGCGAGCGAGGACGCCATGGACCAGATCCGGGCGGGCCGGGCGGAGTACATCTTCCTCTCGCCCGAGCAGCTGGCCAAGCCGTCGGTCGTGGAGCGGCTCGCCGCCGTCCGCCCGTCCCTGATCGCCGTGGACGAGGCGCACTGCGTCTCCTCGTGGGGCCACGACTTCCGCCCGGACTACCAGCGGCTCGGCCGGGTGATCGAGCAACTCGGGCACCCCCCGGTGATCGCGCTGACCGCGACCGCCTCGCCGCCGGTACGCGGCGACATCCTCGCGACGCTCGGGCTGGGCGAGGCGCAGCAGATCGTCCGCGGTTTCGACCGGCCCAACCTCTCCCTGGAGGTAAGGCGGTTCCACGAGGAGGCGGACAAGAGGCGGGCGCTGGTCGAGGACGCCGCCGGACGGAAGGGGCTGGGCCTCGTCTACGTCGCCACCCGGCGTGACGCCGAGTCATACGGCGAGGAGCTGGCCGCGGCAGGCCTGCGTGCCGCTTCCTACCACGCCGGGATGAAGGCGGCGGACCGTCACCGGGTGCACGAGGCGTTCCAAAGCGACGAACTCGACGTCGTGGTGGCCACCTCGGCGTTCGGCATGGGGATCGACAAGCCCAACGTCCGCTACGTGCTGCACTCCGCTCCGCCGGAGTCTCCGGAGTCGTACTACCAGGAGATCGGCCGTGCCGGACGGGACGGGGAGCCCGCGACGGCCGTCCTCTACTACCGGTCGCAGGACCTTGGCCTGCGCCGCTTCTTCGCCGCGGGTAAGCCCGACGAAGAGAAGCTTCTCCAGACCGCGACGCTCCTCCAGACACACGGTGGCACCGTCCGGGCAAGCGAGATGCGTACCACCCTGGGCGTCGGCGCATCCAAGCTCACCAGCTTGGTGAACCTGCTGGAACAGACCGGAGCCGTAGAGACGACAGGCCGCGGAAACCTCCGCTACGTCCAGGAGGGTCCGCCGCCTGAAGATGCCGTGGCACGTGCAGTGGAACTCGACGAGAACCGCCGCCGCGTCGACGACTCACGCATCGACATGATGCGCGCCTACGCGGAGACAACGGACTGCCGCCGCCGTTTCCTACTGGAATACCTGGGCGAGCCCCACCCAGGCTCATGCGGCCACTGCGACGCCTGCCAAACCGAAACCACCACCGAACCGGCCCGCGCCGACGAGCCGGCCGCATCCCCGGACCATGCCGACGACGCCCCGTTCCCCCTACACGCCGAGGTGCAGCACGCCACGTGGGGACCCGGAACGGTCATGCGACTGGAACCCGACCGCATAACCGTCCTCTTCAAGGACGCCGGCTACCGCACGCTGTCCCTAGAGGCGATCCAGCGCGACGACAACCTCCTAACCCTCGGGCCCGACTCATCCCGCCCGCCAGCGCGACGCGGACGCCGACGCACACCCCGAACACGCCGAGACAAGGCCGCCGCGGGGAGCAAGAAATCCACCACCGGCGTGCCCTAACGCAGCTGCAGCGGTGGTTACGGTGCGGCGTCAGGCGGCGTTGCTGGGTCGGTCGGTGACGGGGAGCCTCATGGTGCGGTCGCCGAAGTCGGCCACCAGGTCAAGGTGCCCTCCCAGTGCCTCGACGTAGCGTGCAATGACATCGATGGAGATGACCTCACCATGTTCGATCTGGGAGATCCGGGCGACACTCACGCCCATGCTGGCGGCAAGGTCTTTCTGTCCGAGGCCGGCGTGCTTGCGGGCTTCGGCGAGCTGGTGTCCGCGTGTTTCGGCCAGGAGCCTGCGTGATCCGGCCTCGACCTCGGAGGGTGAGACGCCAGCCGCGTGTAGTTCTTGTTCCAGGAAGAGGCGTTTCGCCGGCTGGTCGAAGAGTGGCTGGACCGCGCAGGCCCTGCACTTCACCACCGGCTCCGGCGATGGTTGAGGCGGGTCGCTGACGAGCCCCGCATCGGTGAGAGCACCCGGTCGTGGCTCGCGGTCCTGGCGGCACAGAGGCAGCAATCTTTGAGGCTGGAAAGCAAGCCCAGCCTTGAGCTGCCTTCGCGCACCGAACTGCGATTGGCCTCCTACACCGCAGCGCACACCCGGTACGGGCAGGAGCGAGAGGCGTCCAGCGTCCTTCAACCTGGTCGTGCCGCCCCACGCTGAAGCCGGTCCGGACGGACCCTGGACGTTGCGTGCACTGAAGATCGGCAACACCGGCCGGTTCCGCCTCTACGCGGCCGCCTTCGACGGCCCCCGCCGCCCGCAAGCGATCATCGACCAGGACATGGTGCGCTCCTTCGTCGTGCACGACAAGGCACTCACCGTACGGGGCGCGGATGACTGAAATCGGTGTGTGGAGAGCGAGTTGGACGAGGGGACGGTCAGCGGGTCGGTTCCTGCTTGATCTGCTCGATCAGGCGGGTGAACTCGGTGAGGGAGATGGTGAGGTGGCCTGCGTTCGGGTTCTTGCTGTCCCGGACTCCGATCCCGGTACCTGGTGCGAGTCGTCCCAGCTCAACGCAGACGTCATCGTTCGCTGAGCCACTGTGGGAACTCTTGCGCCACTGAATCGTCATGTGTAGTGCTCCAAGTATTTCTTGATCAGCTTGCGCGAGGCGTCCTGAGAGTCTGCCTTTGCGCCGATACGTTCGAAACTATCAATAAAATTCTTGATCTCGTCGGGCATCTCGATCAAGCGTCCGCCTCCATGGGCTCCCGCGTAGGCGATGTCTCGGTCGTGGAGGCCGATGAGCTGGAAGAACCCGTCTGACCCCTCATGTTCCCCTGCTGAGAACGGAACGATGCGAAGGATCACGTTCCAGCGTTCGCTCATTTCGAGGAGATGTTCGAGCTGTGGCTTCATGACCTCGGCGCCCCCTACTCGGCGAGCGAGAACGGCCTCGTCCAAGAGAGCCCAGATATAGGGCGGATCGTCCCGCTCCAGAGTGGCTCGCTTCCGAGCGATCCGTGCGGCGAGCACTGCTTCACGATCTTTCGCCGTGCTCAGCCGACCGTACCTGCGCGTGTAGTCGTCGGTTTGGAAAAGCAACGGGATCAGTTGGCCGTGGAAGACCTTGATCTCGGCTGCTTGTCTCTCGTGCTGGCTGTACTGCTTGAACCAGTTCGGATCGTGGGCCATTCGGGCATACCAGAGCAACAACTCGAACAGCCCGCCGGTTTCGAACTTGACGTCGAGCCGCCTGGCGTAGTCGACCTGCAGCTTCGCTCGCCCGGCTTCGATGTTCGAAACACTTGATCGCGCCATCCCAATGATCTTGCCCCACTGGGTGAGTGACAGCCCTTCCTTCTCCCTTGTGAAACGGAGGTAGTAGGCAAGGAAGTGCCACATAGAGATCTTTGGGTCGAGCGGGTCACGGACGATCACCATTGCTACTCCCTGTTTTCGGTTCCTCTGGATACAGGCAAAGTTAGAGCGTGCCAGTGACCCTTGCTGCATGAACTCGAAAACCGGGGCAAGGATCGGGCGATGGTGATGACGGCGACCGGTGATCTGCTTATGCCCCTTATGGGAACACCGTCCGCAGTGGGGCTGGCGCGTACGCTTGTGGACGCGCGAATCCGTAACTGGAACTATTCCCACATTCTCGACAGCGTGCTTCTCGTCGTCTCGGAGCTCGTTGCCAACGCGGCGCGCCAGACGCCGCACGAGGAGATCCGCCTCCAGGTCAGCCGGGACGCGCACGGCGTCGTCATCGCCGTCTGGGACGCGGACTTCGCCCTCCCTCAGGCCAAGCCGATGAAGGAACTCACCCTCGAAGACCTGGACCTCACCGAGGAGGCGTTCGACGACAACGGCGGCTGGGGCCTCCAGATCGTCCAGGCGCTGTCGAGTACGTGCGGCGTTACTGGTGACCCGGCCGGCGGGAAGTGGGTCTGGGCACGCATCCAACCGTGACCATCCCGCCGAAGATCAACTGTGCGCGGCGTGCCCGATGTCATAGAGGTCGTGACGACGGCACGCCGCGGCACATCAGGCGTGTTGGCGAGCTTTCGGCTCGGGGCCGCATCGGCGACGACCGGTAGGAAGGTCGACTCCCTACCTAGACGGGGACCTTCCACAGGTGGATGGTGCCGTTTTGGGTGCCGGTGGCGAGGGTGTGGCCGTCTGGGCTGAAGCGTACGGTGAGGACGGCGCCGTCTTTGCCCGTGAGCGTCGGGCCGCGTTGTCGGTGGCTGGTCACGTCCCAGAGCCTTGTGGTCCCCTCCGAGTCTCCGGTTGCGAGGGTGCGGCCGTCCGGGCTGAACACCGCCGTGTGGCAGCGGCCGTCGCACTGGAACGGAGTGCCCTTCTGCAAGCTTCGGGCCACGTCCCACAGGCGGACGATCTTTCCGCCCGCCGTCGCGAGCGTCTGCCCGTCGGGGCTGAACGCCACGTCCTCGATCCAGGAGTCGTGACCGGACAGGTTCCCGCTGAGCTTCTTGCGGTCGTACACCTCCCACGTTTGCGCCACACCGCGGGTGTTTCCGGTGCCGGGATCCTCCTCGGTGCCGGTCGTGCCGATGGCCAGCGTCCGGCTGTCGGGGGCGAACGCCAGGGCCTGCACGTTGCCGGCGCCGGTTTCCAGGAGCGGGCCCACCTTCCCGTCGTCGAGGTCCCACAGCCGCACGGACTGGTCGGTGTTGCTGGTCGCCAGGACGCGGTCGTCCGGGCTCAGGGCCAGGGACGTCAGGGGTCCGAGATCGATGTCGAGGTCGGTCGGCTCGCCCTTGCCCGACACTGGGAAGAGGCGGAGGCTGCCGTCGTCGCCCGCGGTGTACAGGGTGCTGCCGCCGTGGCTGATCGCCAGCGCGTTGACGCCGTCGGGGTGGTCGAGGGGCGCGCGGCGCTGCTTTCCGTCCGCGACGTTCCAGAGCCGTGCCGTTGAGTCGTCGCCGGCACTGGCCAGCGTCCGGCCGTCCGGGGTGAACGCCAGGTCGCGCACGGACGCGGTGTGCCCGCGCAGCGAGCGGCTCGGCAGCGGGGCTGTAGACCGGTGCGCTGCGGGGTCGCTGTGGGCAGCCGATTCCGACCACGGCGCCACCACCAGGGCCGTCACCACGAGGGCCGCCACCACCAGGGTTGTGACCACCGCCGCGCACGCCGCCAGCACGCCGCGCGGGGAGCCGAGGACGCTGAACGGGCCGGAGTGGGGGCGGCGCGTGTAGACCAGCGTCGGCGCGGGCTCCGGGCCGGGCACCCAGCCGATCCAGGCGCGCCGCTCCTCGATCATCCGCTGCACCGCGGGCGGCCATGGCTGCGCGGCCGGGGCGATCCCGCCGACCATCGCCGCCAGCCGGGCGGGGGTCGGTCGCCTGGCCGGGTCCTTGTCCAGGCATGCCGCGACGGCCGGGCGGAGCCGGTGCGGTACGCCGGACAGGTCGGGTTCGGCGTGCACGACGTTGTAGAGCGCCTGCGCCGGGCCGGGCCCGTCGAAGGGGCCGCGGCCGGTGCAGGCGTACACCAGCACCGACCCCA encodes:
- a CDS encoding outer membrane protein assembly factor BamB family protein is translated as MIRSRLGLGTAALVLLVSTAGASCSDTSLKPPTREGPRAAWSLSVPSGENTTAIAGRVAVIANDRAVLGVDPGSGRELWRVPSGEDDEVDVAGDLIVHRRKAAGADAVRFSVIEAANGRTLWQDGPAMRVQVTQDAVLTTVCGEGTDCEITRRDLRTGKVRWKLGSDGVRLANTAVGVRPPAVPETGRIYVSRRGDDRPVPQASGGSGWYSVVAGRTLISTDHDPPSGDENCTVTVSATEALTGHREWTRKVYAGREAGGECEKRLAPSSTGLDLIGDGRRIAASTDTGRPQVFDLVKGRTVWRGDVPGVPIDGDGHTLLVRDHADTGALSLLDFGTGRVLWKAPDPGLPGTSASWETAVTQRRVAVSGAEGDHPFVLVYDASTGRRLGRFPGWLQGLGNDWVAIGHDAKTNTLTYDFIRV
- a CDS encoding class I SAM-dependent methyltransferase, giving the protein MSRWADLTGGTSGADYAARFADLAATGADVHGEARLCASLVPPGSRVLDAGTGTGRVAIRLGELGYTCVGVDLDASMLAEARRAAPEMTWIRADLAAFELPDADPFDLVVAAGNVIPLLAQGTEPAAIRALAELLRPGGLLVAGFGLDAAHLPVPPSVDLASYDAWCAAAGLSLHRRFATWDGDDYRGGGYAVSVHRRGSPADG
- a CDS encoding helix-turn-helix domain-containing protein, translating into MKCRACAVQPLFDQPAKRLFLEQELHAAGVSPSEVEAGSRRLLAETRGHQLAEARKHAGLGQKDLAASMGVSVARISQIEHGEVISIDVIARYVEALGGHLDLVADFGDRTMRLPVTDRPSNAA
- a CDS encoding DUF397 domain-containing protein, which produces MTIQWRKSSHSGSANDDVCVELGRLAPGTGIGVRDSKNPNAGHLTISLTEFTRLIEQIKQEPTR
- a CDS encoding methyltransferase gives rise to the protein MEKAAKDEATGIGETPEAPPSAQMIQLLGGFQFSQALYVIAKLDVASRLDGGAMAIDELAAACGARPELLRRLIRSLAPLGVFHRPDEDTVETTPLGATLSTRRPDSVRDIALYYMETHYLPFSELLHTARTGEPAARRYLGRPFFDWVVATPGMAGLQSRAMAGFTGGLRDRMFDGYRLPEGEVVADIGGADGTILARLLAGEPARRGILFDLPEIVPGARKKIDDLGMADRVEVVPGDFFDSVPAADVYVLAAVLHDWDDDSCLRILRSVRSAAAPGARIVVIEGVVPPGDVPHPTKMIDLTMLALTTGKERSATEYAELFAAAGFTLDRIVPTSQYSFIEARLT
- a CDS encoding MerR family transcriptional regulator; its protein translation is MAWSTRELAELAGTSLRAVRHYHEVGLLDEPERRANGYKQYGVAHLVRLVRIKRLTDLGFSLQQIAAMGDGDDHPEEALRTLDAELAATIERLQRARVELGVILRQSAPTDLPSDIAPAAAETEMPDSDRSFVVVMTRVLGPEGMRAYGDMLRSPSTDPVAAEFEQLPADADEATRAAVAERMAPYVSGLYAEHPGLDTMTSDAPRGAGFASQAVTTALEDLYNPAQMDVLYRTQALLAEQGETGSP
- a CDS encoding TIGR01777 family oxidoreductase is translated as MKIVIPGGTGQIGPILNRALTAAGHDVVVLTRRPASEHEIGWDGETPGPWTEAIDGSDVVINLAGRSVSCRYTPANLQDMMDSRVRSTEAVGAAIAGAAKPPAVWLQMSTATIYAHRYDAPNDEATGIIGGNEPGVPGYWAYSVKIAKDWERAQQRAETPSTRKVALRSAMVMSPDRGGVFDYLLWLSRLGLGGPVAGGGQYVSWIHDQDFVRAVEFLIARDDIVGPVNLAAPAPVPQRTLMRELRAAWGVPVGLPATKWMAELGALALRSDTELLLKSRRVVPGRLLEEGFTFHHPRWQVAAEDLVHRVRTSR
- a CDS encoding RecQ family ATP-dependent DNA helicase, whose product is MGMRVVWGRMGRRRRLRRVAREVFGWPDLRPGQGEAMEHLLRGRDVLLVMPTGGGKSAVYQVPAQLLPGPTVVISPLIALQRDQMVALTGRDAGGAVMVNSAQSDGASEDAMDQIRAGRAEYIFLSPEQLAKPSVVERLAAVRPSLIAVDEAHCVSSWGHDFRPDYQRLGRVIEQLGHPPVIALTATASPPVRGDILATLGLGEAQQIVRGFDRPNLSLEVRRFHEEADKRRALVEDAAGRKGLGLVYVATRRDAESYGEELAAAGLRAASYHAGMKAADRHRVHEAFQSDELDVVVATSAFGMGIDKPNVRYVLHSAPPESPESYYQEIGRAGRDGEPATAVLYYRSQDLGLRRFFAAGKPDEEKLLQTATLLQTHGGTVRASEMRTTLGVGASKLTSLVNLLEQTGAVETTGRGNLRYVQEGPPPEDAVARAVELDENRRRVDDSRIDMMRAYAETTDCRRRFLLEYLGEPHPGSCGHCDACQTETTTEPARADEPAASPDHADDAPFPLHAEVQHATWGPGTVMRLEPDRITVLFKDAGYRTLSLEAIQRDDNLLTLGPDSSRPPARRGRRRTPRTRRDKAAAGSKKSTTGVP
- a CDS encoding DUF3159 domain-containing protein, whose protein sequence is MTTTDQNRVHHRTNRSPAGATNMSQALLDGVGGPIGMVCSTLPVVAFVTADAFFELPVAIGIAFAAAVALTVWRMRRGEQFMSAAGGLFGVAAAGGVAAWTGSASGFFLIGIWAALAGAVVTSASLLVRRPLTGVVWNAFHGGGHAWRRDRSTLLAHDVATLAVTAVFSARFAVSQMLFNADATGWLAFTKITMGTPLTVLAGLVVIWAFRRSTKRLAEPGEDRAARDQATRDQATRPA